The Arvicanthis niloticus isolate mArvNil1 chromosome 2, mArvNil1.pat.X, whole genome shotgun sequence genome includes a window with the following:
- the Lime1 gene encoding lck-interacting transmembrane adapter 1, translating to MRPPVPSPPLALWVLGCFSLLLWLWALCTACHRKRAQRQQTGLQGSLTPVEMPLLRQTHLCSLSKSDTRLHELHRGPRSSIAPRPASMDLLHPRWLEMSRGSIRSQVPNSAFPPRQLPRAPPAAPATAPSTSPEATYSNVGLAAIPRASLAASPVVWAGTQLTFSCSRLGPGAEYACIQKHKGTEQGCQEWQQKAKVIPATQMDVLYSRVCKPKRRDPRPVTDQLNLQDGRTILALGSDVEYEAVNLRGQDVKQGPLENVYESIKEMGS from the exons ATGAGGCCACCGGTGCCTTCACCCCCACTAGCTCTCTGGGTCCTGGGCTGCTTCTCCCTGCTCCTTTGGCTCTGGGCACTGTGCACAGCCTGCCACAG GAAAAGAGCCCAGAGGCAGCAAACTGGGCTGCAGGGCAGTTTGACACCAGTGGAAATG CCACTGCTAAGACAGACCCACCTCTGCTCCCTCAGCAAGTCTGACACCAGACTGCATGAGCTGCACCGAGGCCCACGCTCCAGCATAG CCCCACGGCCTGCTAGCATGGATCTCCTGCATCCACGGTGGCTAGAGATGTCCAGGGGCAGCATAAGGTCTCAGGTACCCAATTCTGCCTTCCCACCGCGGCAACTGCCCAGGGCCCCTCCTGCTGCCCCTGCAACAGCACCTTCTACTAGCCCCGAGGCCACTTACTCCAATGTGGGGCTGGCTGCAATTCCCAGGGCCAGCCTGGCTGCTAGCCCTGTGGTGTGGGCTGGAACACAGCTGACCTTTAGCTGCTCCAGGCTTGGTCCTGGGGCCGAGTATGCCTGCATCCAGAAGCACAAAGGGACAGAGCAGGGCTGCCAAGAATGGCAGCAGAAGGCTAAGgtgatcccagctactcag ATGGACGTCTTGTACTCTCGGGTCTGCAAGCCTAAAAGAAGAGACCCAAGACCTGTCACAGACCAGCTGAACCTCCAGGATGGGAGGACAATTCTGGCCCTTGGGAGTGATGTGGAATATGAGGCCGTCAATCTCAGGGGCCAGGATGTGAAGCAAGGGCCCTTAGAAAATGTGTATGAAAGCATCAAGGAGATGGGCTCCTGA